The Cyclopterus lumpus isolate fCycLum1 chromosome 12, fCycLum1.pri, whole genome shotgun sequence genome window below encodes:
- the LOC117740600 gene encoding uncharacterized protein LOC117740600: MSRKISKSPANSPSATQAASRSPPAVDALSLRSRPERPVPKAHLPCHCEPRGEASIFPNAAKWPVDYREAMKRAEYSLEAMMEASRCLPPDHYYQEMEAGGYEVPESGSSYSSYASSGRGSMEPANGRLSLCHLSPTLTCSPETVDEGQGSTEDKHIHPMEPSQRRKASVDENYEWDAADFCSQPGDHDDLLPPSLNPPKPAPCCSLPRMQRSTKARTNCTRLSLLLGHQSSCSAEPEPDAVLF; the protein is encoded by the exons ATGAGCAGGAAGATCTCCAAATCTCCAGCAAATTCTCCTTCTGCTACGCAAGCTGCCTCCCGGTCACCTCCTGCTGTGGATGCTTTATCTCTAAGGAGCAGACCAGAGAGGCCCGTACCAAAAGCTCACTTGCCTTGCCACTGCGAGCCAAGAGGAGAGGCGTCCATCTTTCCCAATGCCGCCAAATGGCCAGTAGACTACCGGGAGGCCATGAAACGGGCGGAATATTCCTTGGAGGCCATGATGGAAGCTTCCAGATGCTTACCGCCCGACCACTATTACCAAGAGATGGAGGCGGGGGGCTACGAGGTGCCAGAGTCCGGGAGCAGCTACAGCAGTTATGCCAGCAGCGGGCGAGGCAGCATGGAGCCCGCCAACGGACGCCTGTCCCTGTGTCACCTTTCCCCAACACTCACTTGCTCACCTGAGACCGTAGACGAGGGCCAGGGGAGCACAGAGGACAAGCACATTCACCCAATGGAACCAAGCCAAAG GAGAAAAGCCTCAGTTGATGAGAACTATGAGTGGGATGCTGCTGATTTCTGCTCGCAGCCTGGAGACCATGACG ACCTGCTGCCTCCTTCGCTGAATCCACCGAAGCCCGCGCCGTGCTGCAGCCTCCCCAGAATGCAGCGCTCCACTAAGGCACGGACAAATTGCACTCGGCTCTCTCTGCTCCTGGGGCATCAAAGCAGCTGCTCTGCTGAGCCAGAACCAGACGCCGTGCTGTTCTGA